The following are encoded in a window of Telmatobacter sp. DSM 110680 genomic DNA:
- a CDS encoding iron-sulfur cluster assembly accessory protein codes for MATTTTTPETTTQGTEKKAPLILTPQAIAKVREIMATQDPLPAGLRIGVVGGGCSGFQYSMAFENQAGMMDKVFKFDDLSVYVDATSLMYLNGCIVDYVETLEAAGFKFENPQVKSTCGCGSSFSV; via the coding sequence ATGGCGACTACAACCACTACACCGGAAACAACCACGCAGGGTACAGAAAAGAAGGCACCCCTTATTCTGACGCCGCAAGCAATTGCCAAGGTGCGTGAGATCATGGCTACCCAGGATCCGCTTCCCGCTGGACTGCGCATCGGCGTGGTGGGTGGTGGCTGCTCGGGCTTCCAGTACTCGATGGCCTTTGAGAACCAGGCCGGGATGATGGACAAGGTCTTCAAGTTTGACGACCTCAGTGTTTATGTCGATGCCACCTCCCTGATGTACCTGAACGGATGCATCGTGGATTATGTGGAGACGCTGGAGGCGGCCGGCTTCAAATTTGAGAATCCCCAAGTGAAGTCGACCTGCGGTTGCGGATCGTCGTTCAGCGTGTAA
- a CDS encoding NAD(P)-dependent alcohol dehydrogenase yields the protein MALIQGLAAHAAGAELLPFRYDPGELGMQEVEIGITHCGICHSDLHLISNDWGISQYPFIPGHEIIGTITAVGSRVRSLKVGERVGLGWQSNSCGECEWCSRGLENLCASLEATCVHRNGGYANSVRANSRFVMSIPGALPSEQAAPLLCGGITVYSPMRDHGINPSSRVGVVGIGGLGHIAIQFARVFGAEVIAFSTSTGKEEEARALGAHHFVHSRESKSMKEVAGSLDFILNTANADQDWNVYIQALRPTGTLCFVGVPPSPVSVQAFPLIGGIRTVTGSPIGSPQKIREMLDVAARHGVKATTEAFSMAKANDAIEKVKKNKVRYRAVLSN from the coding sequence ATGGCCCTAATTCAAGGACTGGCAGCTCACGCAGCGGGCGCCGAGCTTTTGCCTTTCCGCTATGACCCGGGAGAACTGGGCATGCAGGAAGTCGAAATCGGCATTACCCACTGCGGCATTTGTCATAGTGATCTTCATCTGATTTCTAACGACTGGGGCATTAGCCAATATCCATTTATCCCCGGTCACGAAATAATCGGCACCATCACTGCGGTTGGCTCCCGCGTTCGCTCTCTCAAGGTTGGAGAGCGCGTCGGGCTCGGCTGGCAGTCCAACTCGTGTGGAGAATGCGAGTGGTGCAGCCGCGGTCTCGAAAATCTCTGCGCCTCGTTGGAAGCTACCTGCGTGCACCGCAATGGCGGATATGCGAATAGCGTCCGGGCCAACTCGCGCTTCGTAATGAGCATTCCAGGTGCTCTGCCCAGTGAACAGGCTGCTCCGCTGCTCTGCGGCGGCATCACCGTCTACAGCCCTATGCGTGACCACGGCATCAATCCATCCTCCCGCGTGGGTGTCGTAGGAATTGGCGGCCTCGGACACATCGCCATTCAATTCGCCCGCGTCTTCGGAGCAGAGGTCATCGCTTTCTCCACCTCCACTGGCAAGGAAGAAGAAGCCCGCGCTCTCGGCGCACATCACTTCGTGCATTCACGCGAATCGAAGTCGATGAAAGAAGTAGCTGGCTCGCTCGACTTCATTTTGAATACCGCCAACGCCGATCAGGACTGGAACGTCTACATCCAGGCCCTTCGTCCCACCGGAACTTTGTGCTTCGTCGGCGTGCCACCCTCGCCAGTGTCGGTGCAAGCCTTCCCGCTCATCGGAGGAATTCGCACCGTGACCGGCAGTCCCATCGGCAGTCCGCAAAAGATTCGCGAGATGCTCGACGTTGCCGCGCGCCACGGCGTCAAAGCCACAACGGAAGCTTTCTCGATGGCCAAGGCGAACGACGCCATCGAGAAGGTGAAGAAGAACAAAGTGCGCTACCGCGCCGTCCTCTCCAACTAA
- a CDS encoding type II secretion system F family protein: MAEFVIKLADERGRVMEQVQTASTADELRARFSHAGYHVFSVKARSGLGGVSRRKVKLEPFLIFNQQFLTLIRAGLPILGSLQMLTKIQKSAYFQSQLDDVANRVKTGESLSSAFEAQTGVPIMYTTTLLAGERSGNLQEVLERYIGFQRVSLTFRKKLTASLIYPGLLLTIVSALLVFMFTVVIPQFAELYDQMGSKLPAMTLGLLSFGKWTQHNILWIALSVLIVAVVLWRFSLTERGRDTVDAVRVKMPIFGKIWLKYQVALFSRTLSTLLTGGLPLVPSLETAARSISSRRVSKAVTTGIVSVREGKNLADSLSNTGVFPSLATEMISVGEQTGALPQMLNSVAEFFEEDVATALTAALSLIEPAILIVMGVVVVFILISLYLPIFSLGSVAGGGQG; the protein is encoded by the coding sequence ATGGCAGAGTTCGTAATCAAGTTAGCCGATGAACGTGGTCGCGTAATGGAGCAGGTTCAGACCGCCTCCACCGCCGACGAGTTGCGTGCGCGATTCTCCCACGCCGGTTACCACGTCTTCTCTGTGAAAGCGCGGTCGGGCCTTGGCGGTGTCTCTCGCCGCAAGGTCAAACTCGAGCCATTCCTCATTTTTAATCAGCAGTTTCTGACCCTCATCCGCGCCGGCCTGCCTATCCTCGGCTCGCTGCAGATGCTCACCAAGATCCAGAAAAGCGCCTACTTCCAAAGCCAGCTGGATGACGTCGCCAATCGCGTAAAAACAGGTGAATCGCTCTCGTCCGCATTCGAAGCGCAAACCGGTGTGCCCATCATGTACACCACGACCCTGCTGGCCGGCGAACGCTCGGGAAACCTGCAGGAAGTGCTCGAACGCTACATCGGCTTCCAACGTGTCTCGCTGACCTTCCGCAAGAAACTCACCGCATCGCTCATCTACCCGGGCCTTCTGCTCACCATCGTCAGCGCCCTGCTCGTCTTCATGTTCACTGTAGTCATTCCGCAGTTCGCCGAACTCTACGACCAGATGGGATCAAAGCTGCCCGCAATGACACTCGGGCTTCTAAGTTTTGGCAAGTGGACCCAGCACAACATCCTCTGGATCGCGCTGAGCGTCCTCATTGTTGCCGTAGTGCTGTGGCGATTCTCCCTTACTGAAAGGGGTCGCGACACCGTGGATGCCGTGCGTGTGAAGATGCCCATCTTCGGGAAGATCTGGTTGAAGTATCAGGTCGCCCTCTTCTCGCGTACGCTGTCCACCCTGCTTACGGGCGGCCTGCCGCTGGTTCCATCGCTTGAAACCGCAGCCCGTTCAATCTCTTCGCGCCGAGTTTCAAAAGCTGTAACCACCGGCATCGTCTCTGTCCGCGAAGGCAAGAACCTCGCCGATTCGCTCAGCAACACGGGTGTCTTCCCCAGCCTCGCCACAGAAATGATCTCCGTCGGCGAGCAAACAGGCGCACTTCCGCAGATGCTCAACTCTGTCGCAGAGTTTTTTGAAGAAGATGTCGCCACCGCGTTGACCGCGGCACTCTCATTAATTGAGCCCGCAATTCTCATCGTTATGGGCGTCGTCGTCGTCTTTATTTTAATTTCGCTTTACCTGCCAATCTTCTCTCTGGGATCGGTAGCTGGTGGAGGACAGGGTTAA
- a CDS encoding VWA domain-containing protein: MPMIYSFSSSRCRFASFSLLAALALGPLAIAQSTPPAQQTPPAQQTPPTQQPDQTSPDAGGPGGDTGPVALPKKKDKPDEAPVPAAPAEPKFKNPEGAGDYSLRVDVPEVTVDVGVLLEKTGQFVPGLKPANFKVYENGVEQKVTGFKRVEAPITALMLCEFANSNFTYSFLYDMRNAAWSFAQQLRPQDYVALMTFDMRTQIWLDFTQDKRQLLNAIQSLVIPGFSERNLFDALYEAEDRLSRIEGHKYIILIASGRDTFSKLTLDKIYQKVKTTPDITIFAISTGGAMRAMTEGGGGMNQQMRDIDYLQADNEMKTFARMTGGMWFSPRFVGEMPDIFADINKAIRSKYELVYHPSDAKQDGTYRKLRVELVDDEGKPLRFQDEKHKQLKYEIIARDGYRAKQEVE; encoded by the coding sequence ATGCCAATGATTTATTCGTTCAGCTCTTCCCGTTGCCGTTTTGCTTCATTCTCATTGCTGGCAGCCTTGGCGCTGGGGCCGCTGGCCATTGCGCAGAGCACGCCTCCGGCCCAACAGACGCCGCCAGCGCAACAGACTCCGCCGACGCAACAGCCCGACCAGACATCGCCCGATGCAGGCGGGCCCGGCGGCGACACCGGTCCAGTTGCTCTGCCCAAAAAGAAAGATAAGCCAGATGAAGCGCCAGTACCAGCCGCTCCGGCGGAACCTAAGTTCAAGAATCCTGAGGGAGCCGGGGATTATTCGTTGCGCGTCGATGTCCCTGAAGTCACGGTAGACGTAGGCGTGTTGCTGGAGAAGACGGGCCAGTTCGTCCCTGGTTTGAAGCCTGCGAATTTCAAGGTGTATGAGAACGGCGTGGAGCAGAAGGTTACGGGATTCAAGCGCGTAGAGGCGCCGATAACGGCGCTGATGCTGTGCGAGTTTGCGAATAGCAATTTCACCTACAGCTTTCTCTATGACATGCGCAATGCCGCGTGGTCGTTTGCCCAGCAACTGCGGCCGCAGGACTACGTAGCGCTGATGACGTTCGACATGCGCACGCAGATCTGGCTGGATTTCACGCAGGACAAACGGCAGCTTTTGAACGCGATTCAGTCGCTGGTGATTCCGGGATTTTCGGAACGGAACCTGTTCGATGCGTTATATGAAGCGGAAGACCGGTTGAGCCGCATCGAGGGGCACAAGTACATCATTCTGATTGCATCCGGACGCGACACTTTTTCGAAGCTGACGCTGGACAAGATTTATCAGAAGGTGAAGACGACGCCGGACATTACGATTTTTGCAATTTCGACTGGCGGCGCGATGCGCGCCATGACTGAAGGCGGCGGAGGAATGAACCAGCAGATGCGCGACATCGACTATCTGCAGGCCGATAACGAGATGAAGACCTTCGCAAGGATGACTGGAGGCATGTGGTTCAGCCCCCGGTTCGTAGGTGAGATGCCAGACATTTTTGCGGACATCAACAAGGCTATCCGTTCAAAGTATGAACTGGTATATCACCCCAGCGATGCCAAGCAGGACGGGACCTATCGCAAACTGCGCGTTGAGTTGGTGGACGATGAAGGAAAGCCGCTGCGCTTCCAGGATGAGAAGCACAAGCAGTTGAAGTATGAAATCATCGCGCGCGACGGCTATCGGGCGAAGCAGGAAGTGGAGTAA
- a CDS encoding GspE/PulE family protein, which translates to MADTTIAVPTGPMVNGLDERAQAEALAARYRAEFVDLKNFKIQHDLLRTVPVELMFRYNFVPIEQQADVLVIAVSDPSRLMVLDEIAGLLGHRIIARVATLSQITDLLKKTEQSQRVLDEASEGLTFDVVTGDDTQSDENISIEKLTSDEDISPIIRLVDTTIFTALERRASDIHIETYDDSLHVKYRIDGVLQEAMAPIAREHHTTILSRIKIMSELDIAERRVPQDGRFRVRYKGRLIDFRVSIMPTVHGENAVLRVLDKESMSEKFRHLTLDVVGFAEEDLRRFRRYIREPYGMVLVTGPTGSGKTTTLYAALNEIKSDEDKIITIEDPVEYQIRGITQIPVNEKKGLTFARGLRSILRHDPDKILVGEIRDQETAQIAINSALTGHLVFTTVHANNVVDVLGRFLNMGVEAYNFVSALNCILAQRLVRTVCEHCVRTVSVPDEVLIASGMNPAEWRGFGFREGVGCIECGGTGYRGRTAIHELLDLTDPIRELILEKKPTSEIRKLAQREGMSFLRESALDRVRRGLTTLKEINKVTFIEASR; encoded by the coding sequence ATGGCTGACACTACAATCGCGGTGCCGACAGGGCCGATGGTAAACGGCCTTGACGAGCGTGCCCAGGCGGAGGCCCTGGCAGCGCGCTATCGCGCCGAATTCGTTGATTTAAAGAACTTCAAGATCCAGCACGACCTGCTCCGAACCGTCCCTGTGGAACTCATGTTCCGCTACAACTTTGTACCCATCGAGCAGCAGGCGGATGTTTTGGTTATCGCCGTCAGCGATCCCTCGCGCCTCATGGTGCTCGACGAAATCGCCGGTCTCCTGGGCCATCGCATCATTGCCCGCGTCGCCACCCTCTCGCAGATCACCGACCTGCTCAAGAAAACCGAGCAGTCCCAGCGCGTACTCGACGAAGCCAGCGAAGGTCTCACCTTCGACGTCGTCACCGGCGACGATACCCAATCCGACGAAAACATCTCCATTGAGAAACTGACCAGCGACGAAGACATCAGTCCCATCATTCGCCTGGTCGACACCACTATTTTCACGGCACTCGAACGCCGCGCTTCCGACATTCACATCGAGACCTACGACGATTCGCTCCACGTCAAGTACCGCATCGACGGTGTCCTGCAGGAAGCCATGGCCCCCATCGCGCGCGAGCATCACACCACGATTCTGAGCCGCATCAAGATCATGAGCGAGCTCGACATCGCCGAACGCCGCGTACCCCAGGACGGCCGCTTCCGCGTTCGCTACAAGGGCCGCCTCATCGATTTCCGCGTCTCCATCATGCCCACCGTGCATGGCGAAAACGCAGTCCTCCGCGTACTCGACAAGGAATCGATGAGCGAGAAGTTCCGCCACCTGACACTTGATGTGGTGGGCTTCGCTGAAGAAGATCTCCGACGTTTCCGCCGCTACATTCGCGAGCCCTACGGCATGGTGCTGGTCACCGGCCCTACCGGCTCCGGCAAGACCACCACCCTCTACGCCGCGCTCAACGAGATCAAGAGCGACGAAGACAAGATCATCACCATCGAAGACCCGGTTGAATACCAGATCCGCGGCATCACCCAGATTCCGGTAAACGAGAAGAAGGGCCTCACCTTCGCCCGCGGCCTTCGCTCTATCCTGCGCCACGATCCCGACAAGATACTCGTCGGCGAAATCCGCGACCAGGAAACCGCGCAGATCGCCATTAACTCCGCCCTCACCGGGCATCTCGTCTTCACCACCGTCCACGCCAACAACGTCGTAGACGTGCTCGGCCGCTTCCTCAACATGGGCGTCGAGGCCTACAACTTCGTCTCCGCGCTCAACTGCATCCTCGCGCAGCGACTCGTCCGCACCGTATGCGAGCACTGCGTCCGCACCGTATCTGTCCCCGACGAAGTACTCATTGCCAGCGGAATGAATCCCGCCGAATGGCGCGGTTTTGGCTTCCGCGAAGGCGTCGGCTGCATCGAGTGCGGCGGCACCGGGTATCGCGGACGTACCGCGATCCATGAGCTTTTAGACTTGACCGACCCCATCCGTGAGTTGATCCTTGAAAAGAAGCCAACTTCGGAAATTCGCAAGCTGGCCCAGCGCGAAGGCATGAGCTTCCTGCGCGAGTCAGCACTTGATCGTGTTCGCCGTGGTCTGACCACGCTCAAGGAGATCAATAAAGTCACCTTCATCGAGGCATCGCGATAG
- a CDS encoding RNA-binding S4 domain-containing protein: MPPPSTKNSVRIDKWLWAARFFKTRALASKACDLGRIHSNEIEAKPARDVRIGDMLRIKNEGGEFHVEVLQLSEMRGPAAIAQALYRETEDSKEKRQREAAERKAMQQYAPLPEGRPSKRDRRRIIQFRSGA; this comes from the coding sequence GTGCCGCCCCCGTCAACCAAAAATTCCGTGCGCATCGACAAGTGGCTCTGGGCGGCGCGCTTCTTCAAAACCCGCGCCCTCGCCTCCAAGGCCTGCGATCTGGGACGCATCCATTCCAATGAGATTGAAGCCAAGCCTGCACGCGATGTCCGCATCGGCGACATGCTCCGAATCAAAAACGAAGGCGGCGAATTCCACGTTGAAGTTCTCCAGTTGAGCGAAATGCGAGGTCCGGCCGCCATCGCGCAGGCCCTCTACCGCGAAACCGAAGACAGCAAAGAAAAACGCCAGCGCGAAGCCGCCGAACGCAAAGCCATGCAACAATACGCTCCCCTGCCCGAAGGTCGCCCTTCCAAACGCGACCGCCGCCGCATCATCCAGTTCCGCAGCGGCGCATAG
- a CDS encoding SpoIVB peptidase S55 translates to MATAWTVFTGTSPEPMQVEILGVLRGARGPGQDMILARLRGAKPEYTGVVAGMSGSPVYIGNKLLGSLSYRIGQFAKDPIAGITPIEQMLEVKDLPVNTQWASAPTLSSSTQKQNASSSIGMEFQAMETPLVMSGFRPEAVRLWQKEMAGTGLDIVAAGGGSGSSKTDTDGSFGAISPSAVASVVPGSAVSAQLVRGDLEVSATCTVTYVDPTQLLACGHPILQAGTVSLPMTTAEVVETLASPLNAFKIINTGDPIGTFTEDRNSAIRGVLRAKPHMIPVHITVHGEGADRKLNIEVVDLPSLTPQALLVSLYDSLIENNQSSAETSYHVTGSVNIEGYPASPVDIWAPAGDQIPAQLSAAMQTDQSFAVLYANGARQGAIKAINLDVDSIPRRAQVELETARIDSSNIVHAGDTILVEATVRPWQQPERNIRIPVKLPPGIATGNVRMLVSDAGTLDRALNQPRISNRTIDLETALAEARSQHPADRIFVSLLLPEAQAGVNGQTLSTLPLSMANALEPMRTAKDVTLNGESAVVAGQASAGGVLSGFQILNLHIESGGGLD, encoded by the coding sequence ATGGCTACGGCCTGGACGGTATTCACTGGCACCAGTCCCGAACCCATGCAGGTCGAAATCCTTGGCGTGCTTCGCGGTGCACGCGGCCCCGGCCAGGACATGATCCTCGCCAGGCTCCGCGGCGCCAAGCCCGAATATACTGGAGTTGTCGCGGGAATGAGCGGTAGCCCGGTCTACATCGGCAACAAGCTTCTCGGCTCCCTCTCTTACCGCATCGGCCAATTTGCCAAGGACCCCATTGCCGGCATAACCCCGATCGAGCAAATGCTCGAAGTCAAAGATTTGCCCGTCAATACGCAGTGGGCCTCAGCACCAACGCTGTCATCATCCACGCAAAAGCAGAACGCGTCTTCTTCGATAGGCATGGAGTTTCAAGCCATGGAAACTCCGCTCGTAATGAGCGGGTTCCGCCCGGAAGCCGTCCGGCTCTGGCAAAAGGAAATGGCCGGCACCGGGCTCGACATCGTCGCAGCCGGCGGCGGCAGCGGGTCGTCCAAGACAGATACTGACGGCTCCTTCGGGGCGATCTCGCCTTCCGCCGTCGCCAGCGTAGTTCCAGGCTCCGCAGTCAGCGCCCAACTCGTTCGCGGAGATCTTGAGGTCTCCGCCACCTGCACCGTCACCTACGTCGACCCCACCCAGCTCCTCGCGTGCGGACATCCCATCCTCCAGGCTGGCACCGTCTCTCTTCCCATGACCACCGCTGAAGTAGTGGAGACTCTTGCATCGCCTCTCAACGCATTCAAGATCATCAACACCGGTGATCCCATCGGCACGTTTACTGAAGATCGAAACTCCGCAATCCGCGGCGTGCTCCGCGCCAAGCCCCACATGATCCCCGTTCATATCACAGTTCATGGCGAAGGAGCTGACCGCAAATTAAACATCGAAGTTGTCGATTTGCCTTCGCTCACTCCCCAGGCACTCCTCGTCTCTCTCTACGACTCTCTGATCGAAAATAATCAAAGCAGCGCTGAAACCAGTTATCACGTGACTGGCAGCGTTAACATCGAAGGCTATCCCGCATCCCCGGTCGACATCTGGGCGCCGGCGGGAGATCAGATCCCCGCCCAACTGTCCGCTGCGATGCAGACTGACCAGAGCTTCGCAGTGCTCTACGCCAACGGAGCACGTCAGGGCGCGATCAAAGCGATCAACCTCGACGTCGACTCGATTCCGCGCCGCGCTCAGGTCGAACTTGAGACCGCGCGTATCGACTCCAGCAACATCGTTCACGCCGGCGACACTATTCTTGTCGAGGCAACTGTTCGTCCCTGGCAACAGCCCGAGCGCAACATCCGCATTCCCGTTAAGCTGCCTCCAGGCATTGCTACGGGAAATGTGCGAATGCTCGTATCCGATGCCGGCACTCTCGATCGCGCATTGAATCAGCCGCGAATCTCCAATCGCACCATCGATCTCGAAACCGCCCTCGCTGAAGCGCGAAGTCAACATCCTGCCGATCGCATCTTCGTCAGTCTTCTACTGCCCGAGGCACAAGCCGGCGTCAACGGACAAACGCTCTCCACGTTGCCTTTGTCGATGGCCAATGCACTTGAGCCCATGCGGACAGCCAAGGACGTAACTCTCAACGGCGAATCCGCGGTAGTCGCAGGCCAAGCGTCGGCAGGCGGCGTGCTCAGCGGATTTCAAATCCTCAATCTGCACATCGAGTCGGGCGGCGGTTTAGATTAG
- a CDS encoding fimbrial assembly protein, which produces MRVAINLASRPFADVAPALKNLRIAMGALALLAVILGVGLHLVHDKAEAARARAHSLDGKIADLTHERQQYQAMMQQPDNARTLQQAENLNQLFDEKAFSWTLAMEDLETVLPAGVQVTTLEPSVKNGQITVHLRVVGPRNRDVELVQNLEHSRHFLLPRIVNETTASEEGPNQRAEPVSTSNRVNFDMLADYTPGTSEERKLAREKAFASAKARTKGDDDSEPAMGANHARSPYTGTPRAHVPAQPSRGVPQ; this is translated from the coding sequence GTGCGCGTAGCAATCAATCTGGCTTCACGGCCGTTCGCCGATGTCGCACCGGCGCTCAAGAACCTGCGCATTGCAATGGGGGCCCTCGCCCTGCTCGCCGTGATCTTAGGAGTGGGATTGCATCTCGTGCACGACAAGGCTGAAGCCGCCCGCGCTCGCGCTCATTCGCTCGACGGGAAGATCGCTGACCTCACTCACGAACGCCAGCAGTATCAGGCCATGATGCAGCAGCCTGACAACGCACGCACCCTCCAGCAGGCCGAGAATCTCAATCAGCTTTTCGATGAGAAAGCCTTCTCGTGGACCCTCGCCATGGAGGATCTGGAGACCGTTCTACCCGCCGGCGTTCAGGTCACAACTTTGGAACCGAGTGTGAAAAACGGCCAAATCACAGTCCACCTTCGAGTTGTCGGCCCTCGTAACCGCGACGTCGAACTGGTGCAGAATCTTGAACACTCCCGCCACTTTCTTCTGCCCCGCATTGTCAACGAAACTACTGCGTCCGAAGAAGGACCGAACCAGCGCGCCGAACCCGTAAGCACCTCGAACCGCGTCAACTTCGACATGCTCGCGGACTACACACCCGGTACTTCAGAGGAGCGCAAACTCGCCCGCGAGAAGGCCTTTGCCTCCGCCAAAGCTCGCACTAAGGGCGATGATGATTCCGAACCTGCGATGGGCGCCAACCATGCCCGTTCACCCTACACCGGAACGCCGCGGGCGCACGTTCCCGCTCAGCCATCCAGAGGAGTACCGCAATGA
- a CDS encoding type II secretion system protein: MHFGFVILSGAAWGPTKWGKRSEGSASFCITAFNQTHRKTEGTQTYLAMNTHPPNRPRPSEEGYILVAVIFMMAILILSLSIAVPRVKAAIQRDREIETMQRGKQYIRAVQLYYKKFNTYPPNVDALVKTNNIRFLRKKYIDPTTGKDEWKPILFGQNKTPQAMGFFGQPLAAANGAGIGPSGGNTGLNGAAGSPGTNGLFNSTPTGSTDTGASGAPTGGTDANGNPVAPTSAAGPTAGPTGTTTTSAFGSTNNPTGTGQTFGGGGIIGFSPQSPKQSILVYKKKNHYNEWEFLYSPQMDQQTMAGGNTGAIGQPASSTTTPVGGTTPTTPAPTPTTPTTPQQ, translated from the coding sequence TTGCATTTTGGATTTGTCATTCTGAGCGGAGCAGCTTGGGGCCCCACCAAGTGGGGTAAGCGGAGCGAAGGATCTGCTTCTTTCTGCATCACCGCGTTCAATCAGACGCATCGAAAAACCGAGGGAACACAAACTTATCTCGCAATGAACACGCATCCTCCAAATCGTCCCCGCCCTTCCGAAGAGGGCTACATCCTTGTAGCCGTTATCTTCATGATGGCCATCCTTATACTCTCCTTATCAATTGCGGTCCCCCGCGTTAAGGCGGCGATCCAGCGCGATCGCGAAATCGAAACCATGCAGCGCGGCAAACAGTACATTCGCGCCGTACAGCTCTACTACAAAAAGTTCAACACCTACCCACCCAACGTCGACGCGCTGGTCAAGACCAACAACATCCGCTTCCTGCGCAAGAAATACATCGATCCCACCACCGGTAAGGATGAGTGGAAGCCAATTCTCTTCGGCCAGAACAAGACTCCCCAGGCCATGGGATTCTTCGGGCAGCCCCTCGCAGCCGCGAATGGGGCAGGCATAGGCCCATCTGGAGGCAACACTGGCCTCAACGGTGCTGCGGGCTCGCCGGGTACCAACGGGCTCTTCAACTCGACACCCACCGGGTCCACCGACACAGGAGCATCAGGCGCCCCCACGGGTGGCACCGACGCCAACGGCAATCCCGTCGCCCCAACCAGCGCTGCCGGCCCCACTGCAGGTCCAACCGGAACCACAACTACCTCTGCATTCGGTTCAACCAATAATCCAACTGGCACTGGCCAGACCTTCGGCGGCGGAGGCATCATCGGCTTCTCCCCGCAAAGCCCCAAGCAATCCATCCTCGTATACAAGAAGAAGAACCACTACAACGAGTGGGAGTTCCTCTACAGCCCCCAAATGGATCAGCAGACGATGGCCGGAGGCAACACCGGCGCCATCGGCCAGCCCGCCAGCAGCACTACCACTCCGGTGGGTGGTACCACTCCGACCACGCCTGCCCCCACACCAACTACCCCCACAACGCCTCAGCAGTAA
- a CDS encoding response regulator: protein MSKNKNFPTVPLKEVPAHIEENRAGGHRPMVLVVDDESVIADTLAEILSRSGYNATAEYDGDSALETALMSPPEMLITDVVLPGMTGIELAITIRRIFPDCKIILFSGQASTADLLASARADGHQFTLLNKPLHPQDLLQRVSEGLKPHKQVHV from the coding sequence GTGAGCAAGAACAAGAATTTCCCCACTGTTCCGCTCAAGGAAGTTCCCGCGCACATCGAGGAAAACAGGGCCGGAGGACACCGGCCGATGGTGCTTGTGGTGGACGATGAGAGCGTGATTGCCGATACGCTGGCCGAGATTCTTTCGCGCAGCGGCTACAACGCAACGGCGGAGTACGACGGAGACAGTGCGCTGGAGACGGCGCTGATGTCGCCGCCGGAGATGCTGATCACTGACGTGGTTTTGCCGGGCATGACCGGCATTGAACTCGCAATCACGATTCGTCGGATCTTTCCTGATTGCAAGATTATCCTTTTCTCCGGGCAGGCTTCGACGGCCGATCTGCTGGCCAGTGCACGCGCGGACGGGCATCAGTTTACGCTGCTGAACAAGCCGCTTCATCCGCAGGATCTTTTGCAGCGGGTGTCTGAAGGTTTGAAGCCGCACAAGCAGGTTCACGTTTAG